Proteins from a single region of Helicobacteraceae bacterium:
- a CDS encoding ComF family protein gives MRCLLCSKLSLRFICRECEEAIAVYPRVYSLRDLNAIGFYDYDDIAPLTNAKYYPFGAFILKRLALKAFKPFFCDLELKDRAALIPIDDRVGAWYSHTAVLAKFGASGAVTPRFGRLRARSQEKYAGRTLAFRQSRPRRFIFKDFAEQNAILLDDLITTGTTLLEARETLEKNGKTVLFAIALTRAL, from the coding sequence ATGCGTTGCCTGCTTTGTTCCAAATTAAGCCTGCGTTTTATCTGCCGCGAATGCGAAGAGGCGATCGCGGTTTATCCGCGCGTTTATAGTTTGCGCGATCTAAACGCAATCGGTTTTTACGATTACGACGATATTGCGCCGCTGACCAACGCGAAGTATTACCCGTTTGGCGCGTTTATATTAAAACGGCTTGCGCTCAAAGCGTTTAAGCCGTTCTTTTGCGATTTAGAGTTAAAAGACAGAGCCGCCTTAATCCCCATAGACGATCGCGTCGGCGCGTGGTATTCGCATACCGCTGTTTTAGCGAAATTCGGCGCGAGCGGCGCGGTAACGCCCAGATTTGGCAGGCTTCGCGCGCGATCGCAAGAAAAATACGCGGGGCGAACGCTTGCGTTTCGCCAAAGCCGTCCGCGCCGCTTTATTTTTAAGGATTTCGCGGAGCAAAACGCGATTTTATTAGACGATCTAATCACCACCGGAACCACGCTGTTAGAAGCGCGCGAGACGCTTGAAAAAAACGGTAAAACCGTCCTCTTTGCGATAGCTTTAACCCGCGCGCTATAG
- the smpB gene encoding SsrA-binding protein SmpB yields MTIENRKARYRFDILETYEAGIELAGSEVKSIRAGKASLNEAFARVILEKEIWLFGMHIARYENADPRFAPDENRSRRLLLKKKETAKIAERVRLEKLAITALKLYFNSKNRVKILIALARGKKLRDKRESIKERDVKINLKRIMKRSA; encoded by the coding sequence ATGACTATAGAAAACCGCAAAGCGCGTTATAGGTTTGATATACTAGAAACCTACGAGGCGGGAATAGAGCTTGCGGGCAGCGAGGTAAAAAGTATTAGAGCGGGCAAAGCGAGTTTAAACGAGGCGTTTGCGCGAGTTATACTCGAAAAAGAGATATGGCTGTTTGGCATGCATATCGCCCGATACGAAAACGCCGACCCGCGCTTTGCGCCCGACGAGAACCGATCGCGCAGACTGCTTCTGAAAAAAAAAGAGACGGCTAAGATCGCCGAGCGCGTAAGGTTGGAAAAACTCGCTATTACCGCGCTAAAACTCTATTTCAACTCCAAAAATCGCGTCAAGATATTGATCGCGCTCGCTCGCGGCAAGAAGCTCCGCGACAAACGCGAATCGATCAAAGAGCGCGATGTAAAAATAAACCTCAAACGGATTATGAAGCGAAGCGCGTAA
- a CDS encoding 4-(cytidine 5'-diphospho)-2-C-methyl-D-erythritol kinase yields MPSKIYDARAKLNVFLKIIGRREDGYHLIVSRFVRYDALSDKLWFEKAGANGFDVTGDFNCPLESNAIYRAYTLLIREYPSKELFSFAGAHKVVVYKNIPSGAGLGGASSDAATFLTMINEAADLKLSNEELSNIGAEVGADVPFFLSGYESANVSGIGEKIEPFLETPPPFKLKTTPILCETPKVYLTFRRHFSDKMAKSEQLAADLTTMNSRDILREFEPERLNDLLEPALKSYPELREYEEEGWFLSGSGGTFFRSEV; encoded by the coding sequence ATGCCCTCGAAAATCTACGACGCGCGCGCTAAACTTAACGTCTTTTTGAAAATAATCGGCAGGCGCGAGGACGGCTATCATCTGATCGTTTCGCGTTTTGTCCGATACGACGCGCTAAGCGACAAGCTGTGGTTTGAAAAAGCGGGCGCGAACGGTTTTGACGTAACGGGGGACTTTAACTGTCCGCTTGAAAGCAACGCGATCTATCGCGCCTATACCCTTCTTATTCGCGAGTATCCGTCTAAAGAGCTTTTCTCTTTCGCCGGCGCGCACAAAGTCGTCGTGTATAAAAATATCCCAAGCGGCGCGGGGCTTGGCGGCGCGAGTAGCGACGCGGCGACTTTTTTAACGATGATTAACGAAGCCGCCGACCTGAAGCTCTCTAACGAGGAGTTATCAAACATTGGCGCGGAGGTTGGCGCGGACGTTCCGTTTTTCTTGAGCGGATACGAATCGGCTAACGTAAGCGGCATAGGCGAAAAGATCGAGCCGTTTCTCGAAACGCCGCCGCCTTTCAAGTTGAAAACAACGCCTATTCTATGCGAAACGCCAAAAGTTTATTTGACTTTCCGCAGGCATTTTAGCGACAAAATGGCGAAGAGCGAACAACTTGCCGCCGACTTGACGACAATGAACTCCCGCGATATTCTGCGCGAGTTTGAACCAGAGAGGCTAAACGATCTGCTAGAACCCGCGTTGAAAAGCTATCCGGAATTACGCGAATACGAAGAGGAAGGCTGGTTTCTTAGCGGAAGCGGCGGAACGTTTTTCAGGAGCGAAGTTTAA
- a CDS encoding acyltransferase, protein MRGIAALSVAIYHWLGSWHGYSVDMIFFRGAPFAVDIFFILSGFVMSHAYGAKIEEGKIGLGSFALLRLGRLYPLIFVSSALAITAFWIVKGRFLIQDLSIADSILMNVFMFQGISGKLDGFIGVFWSVGIEFWVGLTLFYGVVRHKAYFANFLIVLALLFYLYGGKDSLFFGIDAGVINDNIRRGLLGVGLGIIAYRIYLTYKDTTFSKRTNIALKSLFYCIFAATLFYMIAPQENANVVGKVFVEILVCAMITLGALLKNQCKLFCAKWQSWLGDVSYSLYIFHTFIIWLATRLLKRFDFGPLSGAIIGAIFVAVVTLIISHYSHKYIEKPAYKWFRAKIGR, encoded by the coding sequence ATAAGAGGAATAGCGGCGCTCTCGGTAGCGATCTATCATTGGCTAGGCTCTTGGCATGGTTATTCCGTAGATATGATTTTTTTTAGAGGCGCTCCGTTTGCCGTAGATATATTCTTTATCCTTTCCGGTTTTGTGATGAGTCACGCTTACGGCGCCAAGATCGAGGAGGGCAAAATTGGTTTAGGATCGTTTGCTTTGCTCAGGCTTGGCAGATTATATCCGCTTATATTTGTAAGCTCCGCGTTAGCCATAACCGCGTTTTGGATCGTTAAGGGGCGATTTTTGATTCAGGATTTGTCTATCGCGGATAGCATACTAATGAACGTCTTTATGTTTCAAGGAATATCGGGCAAACTTGACGGATTTATCGGCGTTTTTTGGAGCGTGGGTATTGAATTTTGGGTTGGATTAACGTTATTTTACGGCGTAGTTAGACATAAAGCCTATTTTGCTAATTTTTTAATTGTTTTAGCGTTGTTGTTCTATCTTTACGGCGGCAAAGACAGCCTGTTTTTCGGAATTGACGCCGGAGTCATAAACGACAATATCCGTAGAGGGCTGCTAGGCGTAGGTTTAGGCATTATCGCCTATCGAATCTATTTAACGTATAAAGATACGACGTTTTCCAAGCGAACAAATATCGCTCTTAAAAGCCTATTCTATTGCATTTTTGCCGCGACGCTTTTTTATATGATTGCGCCCCAAGAAAACGCGAACGTCGTCGGTAAAGTTTTTGTCGAAATATTAGTATGCGCGATGATAACGCTTGGCGCTTTGCTCAAAAACCAATGCAAACTATTTTGCGCCAAATGGCAAAGCTGGCTTGGCGACGTTAGCTATTCGTTATATATTTTTCATACGTTCATAATTTGGCTCGCGACGCGCTTGCTTAAGCGGTTTGATTTCGGACCCTTAAGCGGAGCGATTATTGGCGCCATATTTGTAGCGGTTGTTACCTTGATTATCTCTCATTATTCGCATAAATATATCGAAAAGCCCGCTTATAAATGGTTTAGGGCAAAAATTGGGCGGTAG
- the tviB gene encoding Vi polysaccharide biosynthesis UDP-N-acetylglucosamine C-6 dehydrogenase TviB, producing the protein MKICLIGLGYVGLPLAAEFGKYYDTIGFDINQKRIDELQNGYDRTLELTSDQLKRSARLSFSADIEDIKSANIYIVTVPTPIDSHKNPDLAPLLKASETVGKVLSKGDIVVYESTVYPCCTEEECVPVLEKHSGLKFNQDFYCGYSPERINPGDKEHTVSKIRKITSGSTPETAQKIDDLYKSVITAGTFKASSIKVAEAAKVIENSQRDINIAFANELALIFGRLGIDTNEVLEAAGTKWNFLPFRPGLVGGHCIGVDPYYLTHKAESVGYHPQVILSGRRINDGMGAYVASQTIKLLIKKGSPVKGATALILGITFKENCPDIRNSRVIDIIRELEEFGVRVTVFDPWADIEEAKREYGEIEIFKTPPSEKFNALIAAVAHKEFKNLDPRSFVDENGAIYDVKGIYDRSQIDGRL; encoded by the coding sequence ATGAAAATATGTTTAATCGGTTTGGGTTACGTGGGGTTGCCGCTTGCGGCGGAGTTTGGCAAATATTACGATACGATCGGCTTTGATATAAACCAAAAACGAATCGACGAGTTACAAAACGGCTACGATCGCACCTTGGAGCTAACGAGCGATCAGCTAAAGCGCTCGGCGCGGCTTAGTTTCAGCGCCGACATCGAGGATATAAAATCCGCGAACATCTATATCGTTACCGTCCCGACGCCGATCGACAGCCACAAAAACCCCGATTTAGCGCCGCTACTCAAAGCCAGCGAAACGGTCGGCAAGGTTTTAAGCAAGGGCGATATAGTCGTCTATGAATCGACCGTATATCCGTGCTGCACCGAAGAGGAGTGCGTCCCCGTTTTGGAAAAACATAGCGGTCTGAAATTTAATCAAGATTTTTACTGCGGCTACTCGCCGGAGCGTATAAACCCGGGCGATAAGGAGCATACGGTCTCCAAAATTCGCAAAATCACGAGCGGCAGCACGCCCGAAACGGCGCAAAAGATCGACGATCTGTATAAAAGCGTTATTACCGCCGGCACCTTTAAGGCTTCGTCGATCAAGGTCGCCGAGGCGGCTAAAGTGATCGAAAACAGCCAACGCGACATAAACATCGCCTTCGCGAACGAGCTGGCGCTGATTTTTGGGCGGCTTGGAATCGATACTAACGAGGTGTTAGAGGCGGCGGGAACAAAGTGGAACTTTCTGCCCTTTCGCCCCGGGCTTGTAGGCGGGCATTGCATAGGAGTCGATCCATACTATTTAACCCACAAAGCCGAATCGGTCGGCTATCACCCGCAGGTGATCTTATCGGGACGACGCATTAACGACGGAATGGGCGCGTATGTCGCCTCGCAGACGATCAAACTGCTTATCAAAAAAGGATCGCCCGTTAAGGGCGCTACGGCGCTAATTTTAGGAATTACTTTTAAGGAAAACTGCCCGGATATTCGCAACTCCCGCGTGATCGATATTATTCGCGAGTTAGAGGAGTTTGGCGTGCGCGTTACCGTCTTCGATCCGTGGGCGGATATAGAGGAAGCCAAGCGCGAATACGGCGAAATTGAGATTTTCAAAACGCCGCCTAGCGAAAAATTTAACGCGTTAATCGCGGCGGTGGCGCATAAAGAGTTCAAAAATCTTGATCCGCGATCGTTTGTTGACGAAAACGGCGCGATCTACGACGTTAAGGGCATATATGATCGTTCGCAAATCGACGGACGATTATAA
- a CDS encoding hemolysin family protein, translating into MTFLLVYLLSALIISFICSILEAVLLSTTFSYIQSLSKSNPSAASALKRVKKDVDKSISAILTLNTFAHTIGAAGVGAEAQKLFGDKYMALTSVILTLLILYLSEIAPKTIGARYWKAFAPASAKIIVALITITYPFTLLATLISRLFGKDSAHSHKISRDEILAITELGEQSGAVREQEADLIENLMTLDADKVKDILTPRSVVFALQKDISVGAAAKKPDIFVRSRVPVYDQSIDDVIGVVHSKKIMEEEILEHSDRKIEEIMLPIFRISENIPVLKALDLFIRRKEHLFLVIDNYGQTAGIVTLEDAIEQLLDVDIMDEYDQVEDMQEFAKLKMKNGQRTRVSKPSDKS; encoded by the coding sequence ATGACCTTTCTGCTTGTATATCTGTTATCGGCGCTGATTATCTCGTTTATATGCTCGATTTTAGAGGCGGTTTTGCTCTCGACGACATTCAGCTATATTCAATCGCTTAGCAAGAGCAATCCAAGCGCCGCCTCCGCGCTTAAAAGAGTCAAGAAAGACGTAGATAAGTCAATTTCCGCGATTCTTACGTTAAATACGTTCGCGCATACGATCGGCGCGGCGGGAGTAGGCGCGGAAGCGCAAAAGCTCTTTGGCGACAAATATATGGCGCTTACGTCGGTTATTTTAACGCTTTTAATCCTCTACCTTTCGGAGATCGCGCCTAAGACGATTGGCGCGAGATATTGGAAAGCCTTTGCGCCCGCGTCGGCGAAAATTATCGTCGCGCTTATTACGATCACCTATCCTTTTACGCTGCTTGCGACGTTAATCAGCAGGCTTTTTGGCAAGGATAGCGCTCACAGCCACAAAATTAGCCGCGACGAGATATTAGCGATTACGGAGCTTGGCGAGCAGAGCGGCGCGGTGCGCGAGCAGGAAGCCGATCTAATTGAAAACCTAATGACGCTTGATGCGGATAAAGTAAAAGATATTTTAACGCCTCGCAGCGTAGTTTTTGCGCTGCAGAAAGATATAAGCGTCGGCGCGGCGGCGAAAAAACCGGATATTTTTGTTCGATCGCGCGTTCCCGTATATGATCAGAGTATCGACGACGTAATCGGCGTGGTGCATAGCAAAAAGATAATGGAAGAGGAGATACTAGAGCATAGCGATCGTAAAATAGAGGAAATTATGTTGCCGATCTTTCGTATCTCCGAAAACATTCCCGTTTTGAAGGCGCTCGATCTATTTATACGCCGTAAAGAGCATCTGTTTTTGGTGATTGACAACTACGGACAGACCGCTGGAATCGTTACTTTGGAGGACGCGATCGAGCAACTTCTGGACGTTGATATTATGGACGAATACGATCAGGTGGAAGATATGCAGGAGTTTGCGAAACTCAAAATGAAAAACGGGCAGAGGACTCGCGTAAGCAAGCCTTCGGACAAAAGCTAA
- a CDS encoding ClbS/DfsB family four-helix bundle protein, protein MKVYKTKQDLIDEINKTYNLFIAEFAEINNKDIHERVIGIDKTPSEALAYQIGWLNLLLSWEKDELAGKKVETPAPNMKWNEIGKLHRRFYDAYKQLSLSELLKKFDSGKNDFVDWIGSLDEKVLFGENQRKWASSTPSKWLVWKWLHINSVAPFMSFRGKIRKWKKAKCISAV, encoded by the coding sequence ATGAAGGTTTATAAAACAAAGCAAGATTTAATAGACGAAATTAACAAAACCTATAATTTGTTTATTGCGGAATTTGCCGAAATAAACAATAAAGACATTCACGAAAGAGTTATAGGAATCGATAAAACTCCGTCTGAAGCGCTGGCGTATCAAATCGGTTGGCTTAATTTGCTACTATCTTGGGAAAAGGACGAGTTAGCCGGTAAAAAGGTCGAAACGCCCGCGCCTAATATGAAATGGAACGAGATTGGGAAGTTGCATCGGCGTTTTTACGATGCGTATAAACAATTATCTTTGTCGGAATTGCTGAAAAAATTTGATAGCGGCAAAAACGATTTTGTTGATTGGATCGGCTCGTTAGACGAGAAGGTTTTATTTGGCGAAAATCAACGAAAGTGGGCAAGCTCGACGCCAAGTAAATGGCTGGTATGGAAGTGGCTTCACATCAATTCGGTCGCCCCGTTTATGAGTTTTCGAGGAAAAATCAGAAAGTGGAAAAAAGCAAAATGTATCAGCGCCGTTTGA
- the hemC gene encoding hydroxymethylbilane synthase encodes MRKLAIASRGSELALWQANHIASLLKAFYGDLEVEIKVFKTKGDVILDTPLSKIGGKGLFVKELEEAILRGEADLAAHSLKDLPTRLPEGLVLAGVTKRADRRDCLLSEKYDSLESLPQGAIVGTTSLRRRMQLLFKRPDLTIKSLRGNVQSRLDKLKNGLFDAIVLAAAGLQRLELTSAVRYARPFETDIMLPAMGQGVLGLECAANSPTRELIAPITDDRAAIESAIERDVVDRLQGGCQAPIGVCAELFDDGLIYARGIVGLPNGKETLTAEVRGERGGYKTLGKALADKLFALGAKEVLIRAEAMNGGEA; translated from the coding sequence GTGAGAAAGCTCGCGATCGCCTCTCGCGGTAGCGAGCTTGCGCTGTGGCAGGCAAACCATATCGCTTCGCTGCTGAAAGCCTTTTACGGCGATCTTGAAGTGGAGATTAAGGTTTTCAAAACCAAAGGCGACGTTATTTTGGATACGCCGCTGTCCAAAATAGGCGGCAAAGGGTTGTTTGTTAAAGAGCTAGAAGAGGCGATTTTGCGCGGCGAAGCCGATCTAGCCGCGCATAGCCTTAAAGACCTGCCGACGCGCCTGCCCGAAGGGTTGGTTTTAGCCGGCGTAACCAAGCGAGCCGATCGCAGAGATTGCCTGCTTAGCGAGAAATATGATTCGCTAGAGAGTCTGCCGCAAGGCGCAATCGTCGGCACGACTTCGCTACGCAGGCGAATGCAACTGCTATTTAAGCGTCCTGATCTAACTATTAAAAGTTTGCGCGGCAACGTGCAAAGCCGTTTAGATAAGCTCAAAAACGGTCTTTTCGACGCGATAGTATTAGCGGCGGCGGGATTACAGCGGCTAGAATTGACGAGCGCGGTTAGATACGCCCGCCCGTTCGAAACCGATATTATGTTGCCCGCGATGGGACAGGGCGTTTTGGGTTTGGAGTGCGCCGCAAACTCGCCGACGCGCGAGCTAATCGCTCCAATTACCGACGATCGCGCCGCGATAGAGAGCGCGATTGAACGCGATGTTGTCGATAGGTTGCAGGGCGGCTGTCAAGCTCCGATCGGCGTATGCGCGGAGCTATTCGACGACGGCTTGATTTACGCGCGAGGCATAGTCGGACTACCAAACGGCAAGGAAACGCTAACGGCGGAAGTTCGCGGCGAGCGCGGCGGTTATAAAACGCTCGGCAAAGCGCTCGCCGATAAACTATTTGCGCTTGGCGCCAAAGAGGTTTTAATCCGCGCCGAAGCGATGAACGGCGGCGAAGCATAG
- a CDS encoding thioredoxin domain-containing protein — MKKILAAGLILLNGVAFAATNKEIEGFYARILERNPNVVFNSSRVIKREAIKGLKNWEKLDINITFTPKGQTIPLSQGGAIYVYKGFITHDMQTIENGKHKTVSDEKLIETARLSLQNNPNAALKSARVIKRYPIKEIEGWEAIAMVWDIDVKQGTQTREISDTVVWFAGKDHIVPDIIRLENGDSLKFEIKGDIKAEHYRADHLIAGNENAANKLIIFSDPLCPACRQTMPTLLKAASENPDKIALYYYAMPTHSVAPTLMKAAIASRLAGNKNAERAMYETDFTVKTGDDLLALNVFNETFGTKYELKDVNTPAVLQHYNIDQKAVSELLIMSTPSIFVNGKFDPKRQETQKIVNSLNAK; from the coding sequence ATGAAAAAGATATTGGCGGCAGGGCTTATACTGCTAAACGGCGTCGCGTTCGCGGCTACCAACAAAGAGATCGAGGGATTTTATGCGCGCATTTTAGAGCGCAATCCAAACGTCGTCTTTAATAGCTCGCGCGTAATCAAACGCGAGGCGATCAAAGGGCTAAAAAATTGGGAAAAGTTGGATATAAACATCACCTTTACGCCTAAAGGACAGACGATCCCGCTAAGTCAAGGCGGCGCGATTTACGTCTATAAAGGTTTTATCACGCACGATATGCAAACAATCGAAAACGGCAAACATAAAACCGTTAGCGACGAAAAGCTGATCGAGACGGCGCGTTTAAGCCTGCAGAACAATCCTAACGCCGCGTTGAAATCGGCTCGCGTGATCAAACGCTATCCGATCAAAGAGATAGAGGGTTGGGAAGCGATCGCTATGGTTTGGGATATAGACGTTAAGCAGGGAACGCAAACGCGCGAGATTTCGGATACCGTCGTTTGGTTTGCGGGCAAAGATCACATTGTCCCCGACATTATTCGCTTGGAAAACGGCGATTCGCTTAAGTTTGAGATCAAAGGCGATATTAAGGCGGAGCATTACCGCGCCGATCATCTTATAGCGGGCAACGAGAACGCCGCGAACAAATTGATTATTTTTAGCGATCCGCTCTGTCCCGCTTGCCGTCAAACAATGCCGACTTTATTAAAGGCGGCGAGCGAAAACCCCGACAAGATCGCCCTGTATTACTACGCGATGCCTACGCACAGCGTCGCTCCAACGCTGATGAAAGCGGCGATCGCCTCTCGCTTGGCGGGAAACAAAAACGCCGAGCGCGCGATGTATGAAACCGACTTCACGGTTAAGACGGGCGACGATCTGCTGGCGTTAAACGTCTTCAACGAAACTTTTGGGACTAAATACGAGTTAAAGGACGTTAATACGCCGGCGGTGTTGCAACATTATAATATCGATCAAAAAGCCGTTTCCGAACTGCTGATTATGTCCACGCCGTCGATCTTTGTCAACGGCAAATTTGATCCAAAGCGCCAAGAGACGCAAAAGATCGTAAATTCGTTAAACGCAAAGTGA